A part of Desulfobacterales bacterium genomic DNA contains:
- the rpoB gene encoding DNA-directed RNA polymerase subunit beta, whose protein sequence is MAESTVVNMRVRKSFGKIRKIVEIPDLIGMQRDSYKRFLQIGVPPEKREDIGLQAVFKSVFPIKDFTGSASLDFVSYRFAEVKHTVQECIHKGMTYELPVRITVRLVVNDIDKETGVSNIRDIKEQEIYFGTIPLMTDKGTFIINGTERVVVSQLHRSSGVFFDHDKGSSHSSGKIIYTSRIIPVRGSWIDMEIDPKDIVYIRIDRRRKFPVTLLFKAFGYSAEDILTYFYSTEKIQVKGKRYLKEFNPDLLKGQRAGRDIKDPVSGEVVVKKGRMFTKRVLAQLKASNTTTIPVGLDDITHKVFAHAIVDPKTGETVIKANDLVDEETLLKLSNAGINEFELLFIDEMSSSDSIRKTLLLDKVETKQDALIEIYRRLRPGNPATPEVAQDFVDHLFFKSAYYDLSSVGRLKINLRLGIDTPINIVTLRKEDILLTAKTLIALRDTQGVVDDIDHLGNRRVRAVGELLENQYRIGLVRMERAIKERMSLQEVDALMPHDLVNPKPVSAVVKEFFGTSQLSQFMDQTNPLSETTHKRRLSALGPGGLTRERAGFEVRDVHPSHYGRICPIETPEGPNIGLIVSLSTYARVNDYGFIETPYRVVKDSTVTNEVKFLSAFEEKELPIAQANALVDKKGSYVNQLVTSRVAGEFMMVNREEIELMDISPNQLVSVSASLIPFLENDDANRALMGSNMQRQAVPLIMNQAPLIGTGIEGVVAKDSGVGVVAQRDGVVDAVEASRIVLRHAPAKDRSAKDVTIYNLAKFKRSNQNTCFNQRPIVEKGQRVKAGDIIADGPATDKGELALGKNVTVAFMPWEGYNFEDSILVSERLVRDGVYTSVHIEEFEVVSRDTKLGKEDITRDIPNVGEEALKDLDESGIIRLGAEVVPGDILVGKITPKGETQLSPEEKLLRAIFGEKAGDVKDTSLRVPPGVEGIVIDAKVFSRRGVDKDERSRLIEDAEIAALKRDRDDEIRINEEIARGEIEKLLIGQKSETVIKRGKKILLPKGSKIDADTLAGIPLAQIEGIVLQDPKATEKIHDILEQYRQNCDRCRAELEEQVSRFDRGDDLAPGVIKMVKVYVAMKRKLSVGDKMAGRHGNKGVVSRVLPQEDLPYFEDGTPVDMVLNPLGVPSRMNVGQVLEIHLGYAAKGLGAQINKLLEENKLKEVRTKMKRIFSDSDTPKMLDGLNEKALVNFARQYRDGVHMATSVFDGAKEEEIKALLDEVGLSTSGQATLYDGRTGVPFKQKITVGTMYMLKLHHLVDDKIHARSIGPYSLVTQQPLGGKAQFGGQRLGEMEVWAMEAYGAAHALQEFLTVKSDDMAGRTRMYEKIVKGQNTLEPGIPESFRVLTKELQSLGLDVKLLEGKDE, encoded by the coding sequence ATGGCGGAAAGCACCGTGGTTAATATGCGTGTCAGAAAAAGCTTCGGCAAGATACGTAAAATTGTTGAAATCCCTGATCTGATCGGGATGCAACGCGACTCATACAAACGATTTTTACAAATAGGCGTCCCGCCTGAAAAGCGTGAAGATATCGGTTTGCAGGCGGTATTCAAGTCTGTTTTTCCCATCAAGGATTTTACGGGAAGCGCCTCGCTGGACTTCGTATCTTACCGCTTTGCCGAGGTGAAGCATACGGTTCAGGAGTGTATCCATAAAGGGATGACTTACGAACTGCCTGTGCGCATTACCGTCCGATTGGTAGTAAACGATATCGATAAAGAGACCGGGGTTTCCAATATCCGTGACATCAAGGAACAGGAAATCTATTTTGGTACGATTCCCCTGATGACGGATAAGGGCACGTTTATCATTAACGGCACCGAACGGGTAGTCGTCAGCCAGCTGCACCGCTCGTCGGGCGTGTTTTTCGACCACGACAAAGGCAGCAGTCATTCCAGCGGCAAGATTATCTATACCTCACGGATTATCCCGGTGCGGGGCTCCTGGATCGATATGGAGATCGATCCCAAGGATATCGTCTATATTCGGATCGACAGGCGTCGCAAGTTTCCCGTAACACTGCTTTTTAAAGCGTTCGGTTATTCGGCCGAAGACATTTTGACGTATTTTTATAGTACCGAAAAGATCCAGGTTAAAGGTAAACGCTATTTAAAGGAATTTAATCCCGATTTGCTCAAAGGCCAGCGGGCCGGTCGCGATATCAAGGATCCGGTGTCCGGCGAGGTGGTGGTAAAAAAGGGGCGGATGTTTACCAAGCGTGTGCTTGCCCAGTTAAAAGCCAGCAATACGACAACGATTCCGGTGGGTTTGGATGATATCACCCATAAGGTCTTTGCCCATGCGATTGTTGATCCCAAAACCGGTGAAACGGTTATAAAGGCCAACGATCTGGTGGATGAAGAGACCCTCCTGAAACTGAGCAATGCCGGCATTAATGAATTTGAGCTGCTTTTTATCGATGAAATGTCCAGCAGTGATTCTATTCGCAAGACACTTTTACTGGACAAGGTGGAGACCAAACAGGACGCCCTGATTGAAATCTATCGGCGCCTCAGACCGGGTAACCCGGCTACGCCGGAAGTGGCCCAGGATTTTGTTGATCACCTGTTTTTCAAATCGGCTTATTACGATCTGTCCAGCGTGGGAAGACTGAAGATCAACCTGCGACTGGGGATCGATACGCCCATCAATATCGTCACCCTGAGAAAGGAGGATATTCTCCTAACAGCCAAGACGCTGATTGCCCTCCGGGACACCCAGGGCGTTGTGGACGATATCGACCATCTGGGAAACCGACGGGTCCGTGCCGTCGGCGAGCTGCTTGAAAATCAGTATCGGATCGGTCTGGTGCGGATGGAACGGGCCATTAAAGAACGGATGAGTCTCCAGGAGGTGGATGCCCTGATGCCCCATGACCTGGTGAATCCGAAACCGGTTTCGGCGGTTGTGAAGGAATTTTTCGGCACCAGCCAGCTCAGCCAGTTCATGGATCAGACCAACCCGCTTTCTGAAACAACCCACAAGCGGCGGCTGAGCGCCCTCGGACCGGGGGGGTTGACCCGTGAACGCGCCGGTTTTGAGGTCAGGGACGTGCATCCGTCTCACTATGGGCGCATATGCCCCATTGAAACACCGGAAGGACCCAATATCGGGCTGATCGTCTCTCTTAGCACGTATGCGCGCGTGAACGATTACGGCTTTATTGAAACGCCATACCGGGTCGTTAAAGATTCCACGGTAACCAACGAGGTCAAATTCCTGAGCGCCTTTGAAGAAAAGGAACTTCCCATTGCCCAGGCAAACGCCCTGGTGGATAAAAAAGGCAGCTATGTCAATCAACTGGTTACGTCGCGGGTTGCCGGAGAGTTTATGATGGTCAACCGGGAAGAAATTGAACTCATGGATATTTCGCCCAACCAGCTGGTCAGTGTATCGGCTTCGCTGATTCCTTTTCTGGAAAACGACGATGCCAACCGGGCGCTGATGGGATCCAATATGCAGCGGCAGGCGGTTCCGCTTATCATGAATCAGGCCCCCCTGATCGGTACGGGCATCGAAGGGGTTGTCGCCAAAGATTCCGGCGTGGGAGTGGTGGCCCAGCGTGATGGTGTGGTGGATGCGGTTGAAGCCTCCCGTATCGTTTTGCGACATGCGCCGGCTAAGGATCGCAGCGCCAAAGACGTGACCATCTATAACCTGGCGAAATTTAAACGTTCCAATCAGAATACCTGTTTTAACCAGCGTCCCATTGTTGAAAAAGGCCAGCGCGTTAAGGCCGGCGATATCATAGCCGACGGACCCGCCACCGACAAGGGCGAACTGGCCCTGGGTAAAAACGTCACCGTGGCGTTTATGCCGTGGGAAGGGTATAATTTCGAAGATTCGATTCTGGTGAGCGAACGACTGGTTCGTGATGGTGTTTATACCTCCGTCCATATTGAAGAGTTTGAAGTCGTTTCCCGGGACACCAAGCTGGGAAAAGAAGATATTACGCGGGATATTCCCAATGTGGGCGAAGAAGCACTCAAGGACCTGGATGAAAGCGGTATCATTCGGCTGGGGGCTGAGGTTGTTCCCGGCGACATCCTGGTGGGAAAGATTACGCCAAAAGGAGAAACGCAGCTTTCACCGGAAGAGAAACTGCTGCGGGCCATCTTCGGGGAAAAGGCCGGCGATGTTAAAGACACTTCTTTGAGGGTTCCTCCGGGTGTCGAAGGGATTGTCATTGATGCCAAAGTCTTTTCGAGACGGGGGGTTGATAAGGATGAACGCAGTCGACTGATAGAAGATGCTGAAATCGCCGCCCTTAAAAGAGACCGGGACGACGAAATCCGGATCAATGAGGAAATCGCCCGCGGGGAGATTGAAAAGCTGCTCATCGGTCAGAAATCTGAAACCGTGATAAAACGGGGCAAGAAGATTTTACTGCCGAAAGGCAGCAAGATCGACGCCGATACACTGGCGGGAATACCGCTGGCGCAGATCGAGGGGATCGTATTGCAGGACCCCAAGGCGACCGAAAAAATCCATGATATCCTTGAACAGTATCGTCAGAACTGCGACCGCTGCCGGGCCGAGCTTGAAGAGCAGGTCAGCCGCTTTGACCGCGGGGATGATCTGGCTCCCGGCGTCATCAAGATGGTGAAGGTTTACGTGGCCATGAAACGAAAACTTTCGGTGGGCGATAAAATGGCCGGCCGTCATGGCAATAAAGGGGTGGTATCACGGGTTTTGCCCCAGGAGGATCTGCCGTATTTTGAGGACGGCACCCCGGTGGATATGGTGCTCAACCCGTTGGGGGTTCCGTCGCGAATGAATGTGGGGCAGGTTCTGGAAATTCATCTGGGTTATGCCGCCAAAGGGCTGGGCGCCCAGATCAATAAACTGCTGGAAGAGAACAAGCTAAAGGAAGTGCGCACGAAGATGAAGCGGATATTTTCCGATTCAGATACTCCCAAGATGCTCGACGGCCTGAATGAAAAAGCGTTGGTCAATTTCGCCCGGCAATACCGCGACGGTGTGCACATGGCCACCTCTGTTTTTGACGGCGCCAAGGAAGAAGAGATCAAGGCGCTGCTGGATGAAGTTGGATTATCCACATCCGGGCAAGCCACCCTGTACGACGGGCGCACCGGCGTACCGTTTAAACAGAAGATCACGGTGGGCACTATGTACATGCTGAAACTGCACCATCTGGTTGACGATAAGATTCATGCCCGTTCCATCGGGCCGTATTCACTCGTTACACAGCAACCCCTCGGCGGCAAAGCCCAATTCGGCGGCCAGCGGTTGGGGGAAATGGAAGTATGGGCCATGGAAGCCTATGGCGCAGCCCATGCGCTGCAAGAGTTTTTAACCGTCAAGTCGGATGATATGGCGGGTAGAACGCGGATGTATGAAAAGATCGTTAAAGGCCAGAATACATTGGAACCGGGCATCCCGGAGTCCTTTCGGGTTCTGACAAAAGAACTTCAGAGTTTGGGTTTAGATGTCAAACTACTTGAAGGAAAAGATGAATAA
- the rpoC gene encoding DNA-directed RNA polymerase subunit beta': METLYDFFAKPKDPRLYTGVRIGLASSEEILQWSFGEVKKPETINYRTFKPERDGLFCAKIFGPTKDYECNCGKYKRMKHRGVICEKCGVEVIQSKVRRDRMGHIELATPVSHIWFLKSLPSKIGNLLDLTLKNMEKVLYFDNYIVTDPKDTDLTRCQLLSDEKYYEALEKYGSKFEAGIGAEAVKTLLEQIDLEKLYVELRAETRSTGSVAKRQKLSKRLKIVDAFRRSGINPACMVMSVIPVLPPDLRPLVPLEGGRFATSDLNDLYRRVINRNNRLQRLIDLKAPDIIVRNEKRMLQESVDVLFDNGRHGRVITGSNKRPLKSLSDTLKGKQGRFRQNLLGKRVDYSGRTVITIGPNLRLHQCGLPKKMALELFKPFIYYRLEQKGLVSTVKSAKKMVERETPEVWDTLDEVVKEYPVMLNRAPTLHRLGIQAFEPILIEGKAIRLHPLVCTAFNADFDGDQMAVHVPLAVESQIEARVLMLSSNNILSPANGVPTIVPTQDIVLGIYYMTRGTKQAKGTGMIFANPEEVRVAFDAGEVELHAEITVRMGLSRYDTTVGRILLWEIIPKENLLVLRHIMTASEDAAKDIQAQIKAGKPFVDMVKASESADKEKDGHIGLLRKDEFIRIFNASDSDADGVYSLNRGDVSAVIFGDNGYHLFEVVGKKPEIPFEVMNHVMDKKRLSELVDYAYRNLGPKATVILSDRLKDIGYKHSTEAGLSISIDAMITPASKRDLLDEAEKQVTDIAKQYTEGLITQGEKYNKVVDIWAKATDDVANEMMEAMKTAPSIDREGKPITDAKGKPVMVESFNPIYMMADSGARGSKDQMRQLAGMRGLMAKPSGEIIETPITANFREGLSVLQYFISTHGARKGLADTALKTANSGYLTRRLADVAQDCVVSEPDCGTMLGVDVEPLMEGGEIIQRLGERILGRYPVDNIVDPFTDEVIVRSSDEIDEDAVRRIEDVGIANAKIRSVLTCKTRHGVCAKCYGRDLSHGHAVEIGQAVGILAAQSIGEPGTQLTMRTFHIGGTASRRVEQADVRARLDGSIKFDDLNVVKNAENILVVMNRRGGEFAIVSDTGRERERYPVIYGAHILVKDGQKVNAGDLLATWDPFTTPIITEVEGTVKYGDITPGKTLQEKVDPVTGMSSRTIIESKSAEVRPRISIKDADGKTASLPKSSGVARYVLPVNAILLVEDGDTVKAGDIVAKLPRATTKTKDITGGLPRVAELFEVRKPKETSVLSEIDGYVAISKSTKKGKQKVTVSPADVGENKEYLIPQGKHINIYDGDYIRAGEPIIGGSANPQDILNIKGDVALARYLVDEVQEVYRLQGVRINDKHIEVIVRQMMRRVKITAVGDTDFILEEQVDKNTFEEANLAVVEKGEKPAMAEPLILGITKASLSTDSFISAASFQETTKVLAEASIAGTVDNLRGLKENVIMGRIIPAGTGFHLYNPTTTDGA, from the coding sequence TTGGAAACTCTATATGATTTTTTCGCTAAACCTAAAGACCCTAGACTTTATACCGGTGTTCGCATCGGTTTGGCTTCATCGGAAGAAATTCTGCAGTGGTCGTTTGGGGAAGTAAAAAAACCAGAAACCATTAATTATCGAACCTTCAAACCCGAACGCGACGGTTTGTTCTGCGCAAAAATTTTTGGTCCCACCAAGGATTACGAATGTAACTGCGGCAAGTACAAACGCATGAAGCACAGGGGCGTTATCTGCGAAAAATGCGGCGTGGAGGTTATCCAGTCCAAAGTCCGTCGGGACCGGATGGGCCATATTGAACTGGCCACCCCGGTTTCTCACATATGGTTTTTAAAGAGCCTTCCGAGTAAAATCGGCAATTTGCTGGATTTAACGCTCAAAAACATGGAAAAGGTTCTTTACTTTGACAACTACATCGTTACGGATCCCAAAGACACCGATCTGACCCGCTGCCAACTCCTGTCGGACGAGAAGTACTACGAAGCCTTGGAAAAGTACGGGTCAAAATTTGAAGCGGGGATCGGCGCTGAAGCGGTCAAAACCCTGCTCGAACAGATCGACCTGGAGAAATTATATGTTGAACTGCGGGCCGAGACGCGCTCGACCGGCTCGGTGGCCAAGCGCCAGAAACTGTCCAAGCGGCTTAAAATTGTGGACGCCTTCCGGCGCTCCGGGATCAATCCCGCCTGTATGGTGATGAGCGTCATTCCGGTCTTGCCGCCGGATCTGCGGCCGCTGGTTCCGCTGGAAGGCGGTCGCTTTGCCACGTCCGACCTGAACGATCTCTATCGCCGGGTGATTAACCGCAACAACCGTCTGCAGCGGCTGATCGACCTGAAGGCGCCTGACATTATTGTCCGCAACGAAAAAAGGATGCTGCAGGAATCCGTGGATGTTCTCTTTGACAACGGTCGTCACGGTCGGGTGATTACCGGGAGCAACAAGCGGCCGCTGAAATCTCTCAGCGATACGCTCAAGGGAAAACAGGGCCGGTTCCGCCAGAACCTTTTGGGGAAACGGGTGGATTATTCCGGACGGACCGTCATCACCATCGGCCCCAATCTTAGGCTGCATCAATGCGGTCTGCCCAAGAAGATGGCGCTCGAGCTCTTTAAGCCGTTTATTTATTATCGATTGGAGCAAAAAGGACTTGTTTCCACCGTAAAAAGTGCCAAGAAAATGGTTGAACGCGAAACCCCGGAAGTCTGGGACACTTTAGATGAAGTCGTCAAGGAATACCCGGTAATGCTGAACCGCGCGCCCACACTCCATCGGCTGGGGATTCAGGCCTTTGAACCGATTTTGATCGAAGGCAAGGCGATCCGGCTGCATCCGCTGGTATGTACGGCTTTTAACGCCGACTTTGACGGCGACCAGATGGCGGTTCACGTCCCCCTGGCGGTGGAGTCGCAGATCGAAGCCCGGGTATTGATGCTCTCGAGCAACAATATCCTTTCACCGGCCAATGGTGTGCCGACGATTGTGCCGACCCAGGATATCGTTCTGGGGATTTACTATATGACCCGGGGGACCAAGCAAGCCAAAGGAACCGGCATGATATTTGCCAATCCGGAGGAGGTGCGCGTCGCCTTTGACGCCGGCGAAGTCGAGTTGCATGCCGAAATTACGGTCCGAATGGGGTTGAGTCGATACGACACAACCGTGGGACGGATATTGCTCTGGGAAATCATTCCCAAGGAGAATCTTTTGGTCCTGCGGCATATCATGACTGCGTCGGAAGACGCCGCCAAAGACATTCAGGCCCAGATAAAGGCCGGCAAGCCCTTTGTCGACATGGTGAAAGCATCCGAAAGCGCCGACAAAGAGAAGGACGGGCATATCGGATTGCTGCGCAAGGATGAATTCATTCGGATTTTTAATGCTTCCGATAGTGACGCCGATGGCGTATATTCGCTGAACAGAGGAGACGTCAGCGCTGTTATTTTCGGCGACAACGGCTACCATCTGTTTGAAGTTGTCGGGAAAAAACCTGAAATTCCGTTTGAAGTCATGAATCATGTCATGGACAAGAAAAGGCTCAGCGAACTGGTCGATTATGCCTATCGGAACCTGGGCCCCAAGGCAACGGTCATTCTTTCGGACCGTCTCAAAGACATCGGTTACAAGCACTCAACCGAAGCCGGCCTTTCCATTTCGATTGATGCCATGATTACCCCTGCATCCAAGCGGGACCTCCTGGATGAAGCCGAAAAGCAGGTCACTGATATCGCCAAGCAATACACCGAGGGGCTGATTACCCAAGGGGAAAAATATAATAAGGTCGTGGACATTTGGGCCAAGGCCACCGATGATGTTGCCAATGAAATGATGGAAGCCATGAAAACGGCACCGTCTATAGACAGGGAAGGCAAGCCGATTACGGACGCTAAAGGCAAACCCGTCATGGTGGAGAGTTTCAACCCCATATACATGATGGCGGATTCAGGCGCCAGAGGCAGTAAGGACCAGATGCGTCAGCTGGCCGGCATGCGCGGGCTGATGGCGAAACCGTCCGGCGAAATTATCGAAACGCCGATTACGGCTAATTTCCGTGAGGGGCTTTCGGTCTTGCAGTATTTTATCTCTACCCATGGCGCCCGCAAGGGGCTTGCCGACACCGCTCTGAAAACGGCCAACTCCGGGTACCTGACCCGACGCCTTGCGGATGTCGCCCAGGACTGTGTGGTTAGCGAGCCTGATTGCGGAACCATGCTGGGGGTTGATGTTGAACCGCTGATGGAGGGTGGTGAAATTATCCAGCGGCTGGGCGAACGCATCCTGGGACGATATCCGGTTGATAACATTGTCGATCCGTTTACCGACGAGGTGATCGTCCGGTCCAGCGATGAAATCGATGAAGATGCCGTCAGAAGAATTGAAGATGTCGGCATCGCCAACGCCAAGATTCGATCCGTACTGACCTGTAAGACCAGACATGGTGTTTGCGCCAAATGCTACGGCCGCGATCTCTCCCATGGCCATGCGGTTGAAATCGGACAGGCCGTCGGAATTCTGGCGGCCCAATCCATCGGCGAACCCGGCACCCAGTTGACCATGCGTACCTTTCATATCGGTGGAACCGCCAGCCGGCGTGTTGAGCAGGCCGATGTCCGGGCAAGGTTGGACGGCTCCATTAAATTCGACGATCTCAATGTGGTCAAAAATGCGGAAAATATACTGGTGGTCATGAACCGCAGGGGGGGGGAGTTTGCGATTGTGAGCGACACCGGCCGGGAACGGGAACGCTATCCGGTCATTTATGGCGCCCACATCCTGGTCAAGGACGGTCAGAAAGTGAATGCCGGGGATCTTCTGGCAACCTGGGACCCCTTTACCACACCCATTATCACCGAGGTGGAGGGAACCGTGAAGTACGGGGATATTACGCCCGGTAAAACCCTGCAGGAAAAAGTCGACCCGGTAACGGGTATGTCCAGCCGCACGATCATTGAATCCAAAAGCGCCGAGGTGCGGCCCCGAATTTCCATTAAAGATGCCGATGGTAAAACCGCCAGCCTGCCGAAGTCATCCGGCGTTGCCCGGTATGTCCTGCCGGTCAACGCGATTTTGCTGGTTGAAGACGGCGATACGGTCAAGGCCGGTGACATCGTCGCAAAACTGCCCCGGGCAACCACCAAAACAAAAGATATTACCGGCGGCCTGCCCCGTGTGGCCGAGCTTTTTGAAGTACGCAAGCCCAAAGAAACTTCGGTTTTGAGTGAGATTGACGGCTACGTCGCCATTTCCAAAAGTACCAAGAAAGGAAAGCAGAAGGTAACGGTTTCGCCGGCCGATGTCGGGGAAAATAAGGAATACCTGATTCCCCAGGGCAAACACATCAATATTTATGACGGCGATTACATCCGCGCCGGTGAACCGATCATCGGCGGTTCGGCCAACCCCCAGGATATTCTGAATATAAAGGGGGATGTGGCGCTGGCCCGATATCTGGTGGATGAGGTTCAGGAAGTCTATCGCCTCCAGGGCGTCCGGATCAACGACAAGCACATTGAAGTCATCGTTCGCCAGATGATGCGGCGTGTTAAAATAACCGCGGTGGGTGATACCGATTTTATCCTGGAAGAACAGGTTGACAAAAACACATTCGAAGAAGCCAATCTGGCAGTGGTTGAAAAAGGCGAAAAGCCGGCCATGGCCGAACCGCTTATTCTGGGCATTACCAAGGCTTCGCTGAGCACGGACAGTTTTATATCGGCGGCATCCTTTCAGGAGACGACCAAGGTTCTGGCGGAAGCAAGTATTGCCGGTACGGTGGATAACCTGCGGGGGTTAAAGGAAAATGTGATTATGGGAAGAATTATTCCGGCAGGGACCGGATTTCATCTGTATAACCCCACCACGACCGATGGCGCCTAA
- the rpsL gene encoding 30S ribosomal protein S12 gives MPTINQLIRKGRKRIQKKTNTPALKGAPQKRGVCTRVYTSTPKKPNSALRKVARVRLTTGIEVTAYIPGIGHNLQEHSVVLVRGGRVKDLPGVRYHIVRGTLDSLGVADRKQGRSKYGAKKPK, from the coding sequence ATGCCGACGATTAACCAGCTGATCCGAAAGGGCCGCAAACGGATACAAAAGAAAACCAACACGCCTGCGCTCAAAGGTGCTCCCCAGAAAAGAGGGGTATGTACCCGGGTGTATACTTCTACGCCCAAAAAACCCAACTCGGCTTTGCGTAAAGTGGCACGTGTCCGGCTGACCACCGGCATTGAGGTAACCGCCTATATTCCCGGAATCGGCCACAACCTGCAGGAGCATTCCGTGGTGCTGGTTCGCGGCGGCCGCGTCAAGGACCTTCCGGGCGTCCGGTATCACATCGTCCGGGGGACGCTTGACTCGCTGGGTGTTGCGGATCGGAAACAGGGGCGGTCCAAGTACGGGGCCAAAAAACCAAAATAG
- the rpsG gene encoding 30S ribosomal protein S7: MPRRREIPEKIIIPDSKYNNKLVSKFINAIMRNGKKSIAESILYDAMDIIAKKTSDPAIKVFEKAVDNVRPMIEVKSRRVGGSTYQVPTEIRPSRRTALGIRWIISYAQGRSEKTMANKLAGELLDAANQRGSAVKKKEDTHKMADANKAFAHFRW; this comes from the coding sequence ATGCCAAGAAGAAGAGAAATTCCGGAAAAAATCATTATACCCGATTCCAAGTACAATAATAAGCTGGTATCGAAGTTTATCAATGCGATTATGCGAAACGGCAAAAAAAGCATTGCCGAATCCATTTTGTATGATGCCATGGATATTATCGCAAAAAAAACAAGCGATCCGGCAATTAAAGTGTTCGAGAAAGCCGTTGATAATGTTCGGCCGATGATTGAAGTAAAATCACGACGCGTGGGCGGATCGACCTACCAGGTGCCGACTGAAATTCGTCCCTCACGGCGAACCGCATTGGGAATTCGGTGGATCATCAGTTACGCCCAGGGTCGTTCTGAAAAAACGATGGCGAACAAATTGGCAGGTGAATTACTGGACGCAGCCAACCAGAGAGGTTCGGCGGTAAAGAAAAAAGAAGACACGCATAAAATGGCGGATGCAAACAAGGCCTTTGCCCATTTTCGGTGGTAG
- the rpsJ gene encoding 30S ribosomal protein S10, translated as MITNSKIRIRLKAYDHKLLDQSATDIVDTANKTGAKVVGPIPLPTRINKFCVLRSPHIDKKSREQFEIRTHKRLLDIIDPTQQTVDALMKLDLSPGVDVEIKL; from the coding sequence ATGATAACGAACAGTAAAATCAGAATCAGACTCAAGGCTTATGATCACAAGCTTTTGGATCAGTCGGCGACTGATATAGTGGATACGGCCAATAAAACCGGCGCAAAAGTGGTGGGTCCGATTCCGTTGCCGACGCGGATCAATAAGTTTTGCGTTTTGCGATCTCCCCACATCGACAAAAAATCTCGCGAACAGTTCGAAATCCGAACCCATAAGCGACTTTTGGATATTATTGATCCCACCCAGCAGACGGTGGATGCGTTGATGAAACTGGATCTTTCTCCGGGCGTTGACGTAGAAATAAAATTATAG